From the genome of Triticum aestivum cultivar Chinese Spring chromosome 3B, IWGSC CS RefSeq v2.1, whole genome shotgun sequence, one region includes:
- the LOC123069628 gene encoding geranylgeranyl diphosphate reductase, chloroplastic: protein MATMAAAVCHSPARLSISCSYSSSHSAPACPLRVAVVGGGPAGASAAEALASAGAHAFLLERSPAGAKPCGGAIPLCMLDEFAIPLGLVDRRVTRMRVLSPSNLAADFGRSLPPGAHIPMLRREVLDSFLRTRAADAGATLVPGLVTSLSLPAGPTDPYLVHYISSGDGPSPTRSVLEVDAVVGADGANSRVAREVGAGDYSTAIAFQERIRLPDKAMEYYDDLAEMYVGGDVSPDFYGWVFPKCDHVAVGTGTVAAKPEIKKLQSGIRARAGPKIAGGRVIKVEAHPIPEHPRPRRVVGRVALVGDAAGYVTRCSGEGIYFAAKSGRLCGQAMAKEWRLTGAVTEGGIRRGYLRRWDDEFLLTFRFLDLLQRVFYGDNAGREALVEMCADEHVQRRTFDCYLHKRMAPGEPWADLQLLWRTAGSMVRCSVLGKEVQRLRRLELLQA, encoded by the coding sequence ATGGCGACCATGGCCGCTGCAGTGTGCCACTCCCCAGCTCGCCTGTCCATCTCCTGCTCCTACTCTTCCTCCCACTCCGCGCCTGCGTGCCCGCTGCGCGTGGCCGTGGTGGGCGGCGGCCCGGCCGGCGCGTCGGCGGCCGAGGCGCTGGCTTCCGCAGGCGCCCACGCGTTCCTCCTGGAGCGCAGTCCCGCGGGGGCCAAGCCCTGCGGCGGCGCCATCCCGCTCTGCATGCTCGACGAGTTTGCCATCCCGCTGGGGCTCGTCGACCGCCGCGTCACCCGCATGCGCGTCCTCTCCCCCTCCAACCTCGCCGCCGACTTCGGGCGGTCGCTCCCTCCCGGCGCCCATATCCCCATGCTCCGCCGCGAGGTGCTCGACTCCTTCCTCCGCACCCGCGCCGCGGACGCCGGCGCCACCCTCGTCCCGGGCCTCGTCACCTCGCTCTCCCTCCCTGCGGGCCCCACCGACCCGTACCTCGTCCACTACATCTCGTCCGGCGATGGCCCCTCGCCCACTCGGAGCGTCCTTGAGGTCGACGCCGTCGTGGGCGCGGACGGCGCGAACAGCCGGGTCGCCCGGGAGGTCGGCGCGGGCGACTACTCGACGGCCATCGCGTTCCAGGAGCGCATCCGGCTCCCCGACAAGGCCATGGAGTACTACGACGACCTCGCGGAGATGTACGTGGGCGGGGACGTGTCCCCGGACTTCTACGGCTGGGTGTTCCCCAAGTGCGACCACGTGGCCGTCGGGACCGGCACCGTGGCCGCCAAGCCGGAGATCAAGAAGCTACAGTCGGGCATCCGGGCGCGGGCGGGCCCCAAGATCGCCGGGGGGCGCGTGATCAAGGTGGAGGCGCACCCGATCCCGGAGCACCCGCGGCCACGGCGCGTGGTGGGGCGCGTGGCCCTGGTGGGCGACGCGGCGGGGTACGTGACCCGGTGCTCCGGCGAGGGCATCTACTTCGCGGCCAAGTCCGGGCGGCTGTGCGGGCAGGCGATGGCCAAGGAGTGGCGGCTGACGGGCGCGGTGACGGAGGGCGGGATCAGGCGCGGGTACCTGCGGCGGTGGGACGACGAGTTCCTGCTGACGTTCCGGTTCCTGGACCTGCTGCAGCGCGTGTTCTACGGCGACAACGCCGGGCGCGAGGCGCTGGTGGAGATGTGCGCGGACGAGCACGTGCAGCGCCGGACGTTCGACTGCTACCTGCACAAGCGGATGGCGCCCGGCGAGCCCTGGGCCGACCTCCAGCTGCTGTGGCGCACCGCCGGCAGCATGGTGCGATGCAGCGTCCTCGGCAAGGAGGTCCAGCGCCTCCGCCGGCTCGAGCTGCTGCAGGCTTAG
- the LOC123069629 gene encoding probable envelope ADP,ATP carrier protein, chloroplastic — MSHRRVEACDSWRPPPAPAHAPALLLRAGNPWGRSYPPCAFASLSVREGGVKAEDVGEEKERTLAQAAAEVSGTKGKMPPVAQLLKHPLALLALVPSSVALFAAGAGAGAVAKTVTAPLDRVKLLMQTHSVRMAGESTKGIGFVQAMAEIGKEEGIKGYWKGNLPQVIRIIPYSAVQLFSYEVYKKVFRRKDGELTVFGRLAAGACAGMTSTLVTYPLDVLRLRLAVQSGHSTMSQVALNMLREEGLASFYGGLGPSLIGIAPYIAVNFCVFDLMKKSVPEKYKSRPETSLATALLSATFATLMCYPLDTVRRQMQMKGTPYNTIFDAIPGIVERDGLVGLYRGFVPNALKNLPNSSIKLTAFDTMKILISTGQKELEKIMQENQEKTS, encoded by the exons ATGAGCCACCGGCGAGTTGAGGCATGCGACTCCTGgcgcccgccgcccgcgcccgcgcacgCGCCTGCTCTCCTCCTCCGCGCGGGTAACCCGTGGGGCCGCTCCTACCCGCCCTGCGCCTTCGCGTCTCTCTCCGTCCGTGAGGGCGGGGTCAAGGCGGAGGATgtgggagaggagaaggagagaacgCTGGCTCAGGCGGCAGCGGAGGTCTCCGGGACGAAGGGCAAGATGCCGCCGGTGGCGCAGCTGCTGAAGCACCCCCTGGCGCTGCTGGCGCTGGTGCCCAGCAGCGTCGCGCTCTTCGCGGCCGGCGCCGGGGCGGGCGCCGTCGCCAAGACGGTTACCGCGCCGCTCGACCGCGTCAAGCTCCTCATGCAG ACACATAGCGTGCGGATGGCGGGTGAAAGCACTAAGGGAATTGGATTCGTGCAG GCTATGGCAGAGATAGGGAAGGAAGAGGGTATAAAGGGTTACTGGAAGGGCAATCTTCCACAG GTTATCCGCATAATTCCATACAGCGCAGTGCAACTTTTCTCATATGAAGTTTACAAG AAAGTATTCCGGAGAAAGGATGGAGAACTTACTGTATTTGGGAGACTTGCGGCTGGGGCTTGTGCGGGCATGACTTCTACACTt GTGACTTACCCACTCGATGTCCTCCGGCTTAGGCTAGCAGTTCAatctggacatagcactatgtCACAG GTTGCTCTGAACATGCTGAGAGAAGAAGGCCTAGCTTCCTTCTATGGGGGCCTTGGTCCATCTCTTATAGGAATTGCACCTTACATTGCTGTAAACTTCTGTGTTTTTGACCT AATGAAGAAATCCGTACCGGAGAAGTACAAGAGTAGACCAGAGACTTCTCTAGCAACTGCTCTTCTTTCAGCAACATTTGCAACCTTGATGTGCTATCCGTTGGACACTGTTAGGAGGCAGATGCAAATGAAAGGCACACCATATAATACAATTTTCGATGCCATTCCAG GCATTGTGGAGCGTGATGGTCTAGTTGGGCTATACAGAGGTTTTGTGCCAAACGCGTTGAAAAATCTACCAAATAGCAG CATTAAACTCACCGCATTCGACACAATGAAGATCCTGATATCTACTGGGCAAAAGGAACTGGAAAAAATAATGCAAGAAAATCAGGAGAAAACAAGCTAG